The genomic interval GATTTCTGATGCTCCGCTCAGTGTTCTGAACTCTCATGAAAGCTCTCATTATAAATATCTACACTGCACAATAAATAACTTATTTACACCATGTCAATGCCTTGTTAGTTATAACTAGAGTGTTgcattgctcatttgcagtgtattcaCCATGTCTGTGAGTGGTCAATACTTAACTGCagtgaaaacacattttaaatagaaACCGAAGCAACAGGAGTACACTTAAGTACTGGAGGAgtgctgtaatcgtcagttttcacaaTTATTTAATTGTGGCAGCTATTGTAATCAATTAATTtctcaattaattgtgcagctttaagtgtgagtaaattgacaatttttgtatttttatttatttttttggctgaactattacTTTCATGTATAGATCTCTCTTGTCCTGCCCTAATCATATTCTGTTGGAAATGCATTgcaatatttatatattgtaaATTGTTTGGTATTATATTTTGTAAAGTTGTTACATCCCTGTGTTTTTCTATGGGTTATGCTGTGTTCCCCTTTTTCCTCTggctatctatctaactgtcagAGATCTAACTACAGAGATCCACCAATAAATGAGACCggtgttaatcataatctccTGTGACATCTGTATCCCTACTTACCAACCCTGTTTCTCTTTGACTTTTAACAGACTTCCTGGGAGCTTCAGCTGTTGAATTGACCGTTGTAATTTCTTGAGTTGGTACAGTTGTTAGGTTAGAGTGTAAAATCAGATTGTAACAGTGGTGTTTTGATTATTTCTTTGTTTCGGCCACACCCACATACCCTTTCCTCTTTTTTGTCTTGGTATTTACCAGgttttgtaaatattgtacatatctaagcaatatttttatttatttatgccaactccttaatttgaactttgtaaataataataaagcactGAAGAAAATTGCAACCTATTTACTGTTTTTCTGTAGTTTCCCTGGGCACACGCAATgactattaatttacattttaatattactcCCTACATACCCCTGAGCCATCTTGAGTAGTAACAACAGTATTGTAAAGTGTACATTGTTTTGTATTGTGTCCCCAttgtgcttttgtactgaatatcagtgtTCCTATTCAAATCAATAAGCCTGAAGGTATTCTGATTTGTTTAAACAAACTGTATACTAATAGAGAACAACATGCATATATAAAGTCATATACTGTAAACTGACGTCACACACTGTTGGGAAATGCTGTCATTAACAAGCAGTCATTGTGTGATagagggaaaaaaatatatacacaaaaaagAAGCATGGAAAGCACAATGTTTTGAGTGATGCACACACACTTGATGGGAGGAGCTGAAAAACAGATCCAGAATATCAGTATGAACTGATGAAGGAaggagacacagacacacaggaaTTAAGAGAGAAACAGACACAACTAGATTAAGAGAAACTCTCATGATCTTTCATTAAACCAGTAAGACCTTTTCTATAGTCATTGTcttattaattattttctgttatcaTTTTATTGTTGTCTTTGTCTCATATGACTATTAAAGTTTGTCCATTTAATATGAATTAATCTCTGAACTTCATGCTTTCATATCTGAGATTTTAATGGTCTTCATCTCCTCAGAAATGGAGCGAAAAACATTTATCACTCTTATTCTCTcaggtgagtgagtgtgtatacgTTTTTCTTTATTATGATTAGTATGATCCTTGTGAATTGTGTAAGTTTgtctcaatatttttccttttctcagctgtcttcagctcatctgcatgtgTTCCACGTCAGTATCACTTTGTGAATAAGAAACTGACCTGGACTGAAGCTCAGAGAAACTGCAGAGAGGATTACACAGATCTTGCCACCATCAACAACAAGAACGACATAGAAGAGCTGCTGAAGagtgtgaatgatgatcagaTTCAGCATGTCTGGATTGGACTGCAGAAGACCGTCAGTTATAAATGGAAATGGTCTCTGGGTGACCCTGCGTTCTACACAGGAAATAATTCACAGTATCGCAACTGGGTACAGGGAAAACCGAATGGTGATGGTGACTGTAGTAACATGAATCCTGGAGAATGGAATGATAATACTTGTGCTAATATCTTACCTTTCATATGTTACAGTGGTGAGTGCAGCAGTCTGTGGTGTGAATTGTGTGCTGTACACAATCTCTTCATCTTTAGAACAGTACATTTTGCTGCCTattaatgaatgtaaatgttgctttaatgacacaaatacattatttaattattaattaattgttttacCAATAACAGAaaactattttaataaatgtttttatgtatagttaataatttaatgtattagtttaatattttatttgtctCTTAAGGAATGTAAATCAATAGCaagacttatttatttattttcttataaaGACAGCAGTAAAGGATACATCCCTGTACATCAAAATATGACATGGAGAGATGCTCAGAATTACTGCAGAAAGTATCACACAGATCTGGTCAGTGTGAGGAACCAGACTGAGAATCAACAGATTGAGAAGATCAGGAATGATGCACACATAACAGATGGAGTCTGGATCGGTCTGTTCAGAGACTCATGGGAGTGGTCAGATCAGAGTGACTCCTCATTCAGAAACTGGATGACAAACAAACCTGATAATTATGGGGGCAATGAAAACTGTGCAGTGGTTGGGGTCAAGTCAGACCATGGACAATGGGATGACTGGGAGTGTGATATAAAAACTCAGTTTGTCtgtcatgaaggtgagtagaTACTCTCCCATGTAGAAAATGAACGTATACTATATAGTTGCAACATGGTTTTAATTCATCTCAACTCTACATTATATTTATGGTCTGTTTTGTGTCCAGATAAACTGGTTTTGGTTAAACAGAATCTGAGCTGGAATGAAGCTCTGAAATACTGCAGAGAGAATCATGTGGATCTGGTGTCAGTTCACTCTGAACAGATTCAGCGTCGTGTGATGAATGTGGCTAGAAAAGCCTTCACTGCTGAAGTGTGGTTGGGTCTACGTCACTCCTGCACTCTGGGCATCTGGTTTTGGGTGAATGGAGAGATCTTGTGTTATCAGAACTGGGCTGCAGGTCACGGGACAGGAGTGGAAAACTGCAGTGATGCTGTGAGAGTTGGAGCAGTTCAGTCTGGAGGAGATCAGCGCTGGGTCAGCCTTCCTCAAACTGACAAACTCAACTTCATCTGCACCAGCTatggtgagtgagtgtgtgtttgtttgtttgtttatggttaAACCTATTTACTTTACAAAAcagtttttctctctttctctgtttttcaAGACTGAATCAAGCTGCATTTCATCATCTCTACCACCATCAGTGGAGCCACATCTTTGTGTTTGATGTTTATTGTTaatctttatttaatgtatttgtttattagaGTGTAATAAGTGTACTTTATATGATCAAAAATCTTGTGCTTGTGTGCGTAcattctatttttctttttgtggATTTGGGGAGGACATATATTATTCATATATTAATCTTATTTCTATGCAAGTAGTATTGTCAATGAAGCCTTTAAATGTCACACAGGTAAATCCAGCAGATCCTCTCACTGATCAACTTCGTGATTCATCAAAATTTCTGTATTGATATTCTAttcaatatttatgcatttttcatttcagtttgggGTATTTTGTGTCTTTAGCACATTTGAATTATGGGTaaataaatatcttaaattacaGAGAGAATGtcatatttttgcatttattatattattattattattattattattattattattatttcagtttatGCTTGTCATGTAcctaattataattgtttttgtatggaGCAGTGTCGCACTGCTCCCCACCCCCCACCACCTCCcctcaaaaaaaaattaaaaaaaaaaggaaaaaaaaggtgGCTTACGCTGACATTTTAATGCGGCAAGATGAGGCATAAATCATGGTAAAGAGCATATCACATGCTCGGAAGTTAATACTTGTATTTCTGTCTTAAGGCCCTTTCAAAGCAAATGTGAATTTGCCCATTGAAGATTATTTTCTGGTTgtctagagtttttttttttttccatgcctGAAACCTCACTGACTAATGAAATGTAAGCTTTGCATTATGTGCATGGAGCTGATCACAAATAAACCCATCTAAATACGCTAACTCATCAAAAACAGTTTTATCAGTCCTTATTAAACACACAAAAGAATGAAGAATCAGTTAATTTAAACTCAAGCATTTTGAAAAGTGAATAGCAAATTGTTTGGATAAATATGCAAATTTTGCCTTGTATGAGAAACATACAGTAGGCAGAGGATGAACAAACTGCAGGGTAGGACTatctatgccacaaatgctgtcgtttgagcttgACTTGCATTAAACCTGCAATATTCCTTCAATGTAAGAATTACACAACATTATTTTAAatctagtgctgtcagttgaatacattttttaatagcaattaattacataattttcatagttaatcatgattaatctgagattttgaaaatgctgaaattgtactataaatatttatatttacatattttgtcaaaatgcatttgtttCCTTCTTAGGTAAGCAAACAATATGTTACTGTAATGGTTGTATCCAgttggtacgtgatagctgtgcagtgtgtaaacctcactcccctggccttaagagatgcactagcgaccAAAGCTAGAAGCCATGGttttctagcctccttgctagcacatccgcctcccatgctggggaTTGCCAGATTGAATTCCGCTTGGAGCGGGTCGAGTAGAACCAGTGACATTACaataataatgctttattaacattttccaaacaaagtatttgacagtataaagatagaaatgcaataaaatagcaccaattcaagtcatattaaatatttcccaaagtctaagtaggAGGTTTACAATTTGAAAGAATCATTACAATAAATTTGATTATTCATTCATAATCTCTTCAACCCTCTTTCTCAACAATATTAATCGAACGGTAGGCTGTGGCTATCAACTTTGGATGTGGAATTTGTATGATTTGCATCAGGGCGTCAAGTGGTACTttaagctgtgtctcgtttc from Myxocyprinus asiaticus isolate MX2 ecotype Aquarium Trade chromosome 1, UBuf_Myxa_2, whole genome shotgun sequence carries:
- the LOC127442048 gene encoding C-type mannose receptor 2-like isoform X2, which produces MERKTFITLILSAVFSSSACVPRQYHFVNKKLTWTEAQRNCREDYTDLATINNKNDIEELLKSVNDDQIQHVWIGLQKTVSYKWKWSLGDPAFYTGNNSQYRNWVQGKPNGDGDCSNMNPGEWNDNTCANILPFICYSDSSKGYIPVHQNMTWRDAQNYCRKYHTDLVSVRNQTENQQIEKIRNDAHITDGVWIGLFRDSWEWSDQSDSSFRNWMTNKPDNYGGNENCAVVGVKSDHGQWDDWECDIKTQFVCHEDKLVLVKQNLSWNEALKYCRENHVDLVSVHSEQIQRRVMNVARKAFTAEVWLGLRHSCTLGIWFWVNGEILCYQNWAAGHGTGVENCSDAVRVGAVQSGGDQRWVSLPQTDKLNFICTSYD
- the LOC127442048 gene encoding C-type mannose receptor 2-like isoform X1; this encodes MERKTFITLILSAVFSSSACVPRQYHFVNKKLTWTEAQRNCREDYTDLATINNKNDIEELLKSVNDDQIQHVWIGLQKTVSYKWKWSLGDPAFYTGNNSQYRNWVQGKPNGDGDCSNMNPGEWNDNTCANILPFICYSDSSKGYIPVHQNMTWRDAQNYCRKYHTDLVSVRNQTENQQIEKIRNDAHITDGVWIGLFRDSWEWSDQSDSSFRNWMTNKPDNYGGNENCAVVGVKSDHGQWDDWECDIKTQFVCHEDKLVLVKQNLSWNEALKYCRENHVDLVSVHSEQIQRRVMNVARKAFTAEVWLGLRHSCTLGIWFWVNGEILCYQNWAAGHGTGVENCSDAVRVGAVQSGGDQRWVSLPQTDKLNFICTSYGE